A region of the Lycium barbarum isolate Lr01 chromosome 1, ASM1917538v2, whole genome shotgun sequence genome:
AGCTCGAGGATTATGGAACTCATGTGTGAAGGACTTGGACTTGAAAAGGATCACTTAGCCAATGAACTGAGCCAAATCCAATATATGGCTATCAACCTTTATCCAAAATGCCCTGATCCAAGTGTAACAGCCGGAGCAGTAGAACACAATGATGGAGGAGTAATCAATTTGATTCTACAAGAATTGGGTGGATTACATGTGCGTCGTCAGAAGGATGGGCAGTGGTTTGCTGTTGAACCTATTCCTGGTGCATTAGTGTGCATCAATGGCATGATATTGAAggtattcttcttcttcttctttttctttttcttgtgttACTGGGTTCGGGCTGTCACTCAATTCACTAAATGAAATATTGGGTTTAgaattaatatatgtacatatttaATAGATATTTATTAATATAAATATAGGGTGTGAGCCAAATCCACTGGATGTGATGACCAAACACGTAGATTTTATTGTGCATAAAAAACAACTGCATACGTCTCATTTCCAAAAGAGTTGGAGCCGATTGGCTATATGAATTCTCACTGGCTATGTTTCCTCATTTAAGCTCAACTCATGTCATCATcaatatacaaaaaaataaaaatgaaaaatactTCTAAAAAAGCAAGAGGTTCCCAACTAGGAGATTTCAGAATTCTTTTTCTTCCATTGTGCCGTAACTTTAGCTATGTCTGCATTgattccaaaaaaaataaaaataagatctTTCTAAACAACTTCTTTCCATATGATTCTAGGTCTACTTCATCATCTTTTAACATCTTCACATACTATTTTACACCTACAGACTGCTACATTTGTAAGTCAGCACAAGACATGACTAACCACGTCAAGCGACTTTCATCAATACATTTTGTGTGTGTTGAGAAACGCATGATTATTCTTGTTTCTTTTTCTCTAATCTAGGGCTTGCACAACTCAGGTCATAAGCAATGGGAAGTTAGAAAGTGGAATACACAGAGTGGCAACCAATTCAATCAGAGATAGAATATCTCTTGGATGCTTAACAAGTCCCTCCTGTTATGGAAAATGCATCATAGAGCCTGCAAAAACACTTATAAGTGAAACTAATCCTCCAAAATATAAGTCCTTCTCCTACACAGAGTATTTGAAGGTTTACTTCACTGACACATCTGAATTTGAAGCTGCACTCAATCCATATAAAATTTAATTTATCCCACTGAGGGATAAATTAATGTGTTGCTAATATGAGTACCAAAATTATCTATGAGGAATAAATTGTGTGTTTAAtgctatgtttttattttctgTATTTCCAGTTCGATGCTACAAAGTATGTATTGTACTTCCTTTGTGTGGTAAACGAATTTGTGATATAAATAAAATTTATCTTTTGAATAAAGATGTGTTGGAGTTAAGTTATAAGTTGAATTAATCATCTATTTTTCCTTCCCCCTCTACCTCTCATTTATCGTGTTTTTCTATTTGAAGTAATTTAAATATCCCTTTATATGTATAATCGTCCATCAAAACAATAGCCGGCAAATGTATATTTTTTGAATTAATCATCTATTTTTGGCTAGTAAATGTAATTAGTTTTGGCTGAGCTGTCAAATGTGTTAGAAGCCCCAATTTAAAGTGGAAAGGTTGAGAGATGTCATGTCGATAGCATGTGGTAATGAGATACAGAGATGGTAACAAAGCTCATTGAAGAATCTCTCCGAGGAAATAATGGGCCGGTCACAAAGGAGATACTAGGCCAGTAGTAAAATTTGGGCCTAACTACAAGTGGAAGTTAATGGGCGCAAGGGTCGGTCCAAGGAAAATTTCTCCTATACGGTCCGGTGATTGAGGAAATACTATTTACAAACCAAAACCAAAGTAATGTTTTGTTAAAGTTTGCTTTTCCGATTCCAATTTCATGTGGCACTTTAAAGATGATTCCCTTACTTTTATAATCATGCACACTTCCGATATGTGACTCTTGAAGTCTCCTTGATAGTTGCTGCAAACTATACACCAGTCAAACCACTTGTCATTATGTCACAGGTAGAAGTCAAGAGATAtctgtagacaataaaattcgcgtcgagaaaataataatcaagacaaaaaaatatcgcaacaatcgtaGTATTTGATTTCAACTATGAGTATTACAATCTCTAtgaatcctctgattcttctttacaaatataaattcaagggcttttgagcttgatcttgaatttaatggatttgatcttgatttgtatttgaattcaagggcttttgagcttgatcttgaatttggtggtcttgatcttgaacttgtatttgaattcaagggcttgaagcttgatcttgaatatGGATTTGATTTTGACTTGAATTGATTCATCACGAACACTTTGATGGCCGCCACGAACAATAACTCTCAGAAGAACAAGTGAATTTGATCTTGCACGCCTTGGTATTTAATTTGCCTTTGTTGACTTTGATCTTGAACGCCTTGCTATTTGATTTGCCATCGTTCTTGATCTTCGATTAACTAAAGCTTGTAGAGGACTACTTGAATGCTTGCAACTTATAGAAAACTTGtagcgtttgatccacgagctcccTCTGGCCTTTTGTTTTAATTCAGGTATTTAattctgaattatgagacccctatttatagttctAGGATGAaagagttgtgataaggacaaaCCTTTTCCGACCAATCAGAATGAAGTGACATGGTCATATTTGATTGGCTGGAACATGTCACTTATACACGTGGCGTATCTTCATTagcctttgatttgactaggcatgctgcatcattctGACACGTGGTGTGATCCTATTGGCTCCTTCGTTTGACTTAGCGTGCCACGCCATTTGGCACGTGGCGCCACAGTGGGCCTCTAGAATAAGATGATGTCTTGGGTTCGACAAAGTGGGCTCGTCATTTGTAGCCAAAGTTAATGGACTAGCCCAATAAATCAGCCCACTTATTTATTCGGACTAATATATTTTGAACTTATTATTATCTTAATTTCTCGTGGATTTAAATTCAATAAaatttagttgtccacaatatcgctaatgttttttttttttacgttaaTTTTTTCAAGATTATAGTTTTTTGACAATAAAATCTGAATTATTACCATACCAAAGCAAAAGTATTTATAAACTAAAGAGCATTCAGAGTCTCAACCACCGTTTAGGAAGAGCGTTAAAGTGAATCTGAACCTCAGAGGTAAAAAACCAAAGCCAACAGACAAAATTTGACTAATTCACAGCCTATGATTTCTAGACTATATTGCTCGAGTAGAAATGATTATTAAAAAGTTTAGAAACAATCTAATATACTTGGCATTGCTTCAAAAGATTCCATTGTTCTCACAAACCATTTATAAAATTTGAAGTAAGATGGTGTCTCTTTCGTGTATAATAGATTATTTAATTCGATACAATTTGAaattaactatatatatatatatatatatatatatatatatatatatatattgctactTTTCTTACTAATAGAAAATGTTAATTAGCTGCTTAAGCAAAGTCAACGGATTTGCGTGATTGACGTGACTTGTTGccatgttcagtttcagttaagAAAGCAGTATCATCACTTACAACCAACACAGGAACCAAGCAATTAATTGTAGAGTTATTTAATAGTTTTTGTGATTattaatattatagaaattagcGCTTTTAGTCGTTCAGATATTGGCAAAATTTGATTTTGGTCCTTGTGATTTGTGGGCAAGCACATTTAACCTTCATCAAATTGATATGTGCACTTTTGATCCCTCTGATTGTGAATCTCCACAaatttaatgaacttttaagtgCTAAACTATTCAATTGTCAAGGTGTTAATGTTCAGCTCATACTGCTACTCAGGGGCGACTCAACTTAATTGGTGGCCTAAAGCCAACTTTCAATATGTGGCCCCaaactttttctttttaataaaaaCATGCATGCATTATTTGATGTGGATTTCTCTAGCTTTTTTTAATGCAAATTTGTTAGTTTTTATTTTCGGAATAGACTAATAAATAAAGTGTGTCACATAAACTGAAACGCGAGTAAAATTTTCAAATTTGATAGAACCTAATTCTGGAATTTGATAATCCCATATTATAATAAAATTTAACGACTACGATTTGCTTACTGCTTTGACTAACAACccgagaaaaaataaaaaagagtgcAGTTTGATTTATTTTAACCCTTGTTTTCATCCGAGTAAATAAAGTATtaaccaaaacaaaacaaaaaaagagtaTTAAAGTACAATTTTTTATTGAGTTGAGAATAAGAGAAAAGAACGATAATTTGGTTTATGTATGTAATTACCTCAAATGTATATAAATACACTTTAAACTACATAACAAATAGTTCTATAGATCTTAAATCCTTTCTTATTTactatattttccaaaaattaatGCATAAGACCAActttaaataattaatatggggCCTAAAATACTTGGGGGCCTCAAGCGGTGGCTTTATCAGCTTGGCCCTTGAGCCGGCTCTGCTGCTACTTCGTATTTGAGGATAATATAGTCTCAAATAATTTAGATATCAAATATTtcttacggaaaaggctcaaatatgtcatcaaactatcagaaatgactcatttatgccactcgtcaatagtttggctcatttatgccatcgaactataggaaatagatcatttatgtcatcgaactataaGAAATGACTCATtaatgccactcatcaatagtttgactcatttatgccatcgtttGTTACCAAACTGACTCATCCATCCCATATTTCATTAAAGCTGGTTTTACAATACCATATATGACTcgtggcctccaactagattatggttgtgggtgggcAGGGTGTATGGGTTGAATTttttcttaatttgatatttaaatttgggctggtttaattaaacgacgtaaACCTCTAATtagaggccacgtgtcatatcttgTATAATAAAATCGGCGTTAataaaaaatggcatggatgagtcattttggtaacgagtaatagcataaatgagtcaaactattgataagtgacataaatgagctatttcctatagttcgatggcataaataagtcatttcatatagttcgatggcataaatgaggcAAACTAtggacgagtggcataaatgagccatttccgatagttcgatgacatatttgagccttttccataTTTCTTATATTAAAAGACCAAAAATGCACGTCTTAGTTAATTGAAAGTTAAATGTGCTTAG
Encoded here:
- the LOC132626078 gene encoding hyoscyamine 6-dioxygenase-like isoform X1; the protein is MASLISSWASQANSVPEKYVVPSEKRLNINVPIGKDIPVIDLSLPSENIVKEIIKASQEYGVFQVINHGVSQELIADVLKVCGEFFKLPIEELEKYTEEEELSEFEINLDQKPKLYIEKEYKPKKNDKEVIFWKDTFAHCTHPTKEDRMNSWPEKPAQYREVIGKYTEGVRKTSSRIMELMCEGLGLEKDHLANELSQIQYMAINLYPKCPDPSVTAGAVEHNDGGVINLILQELGGLHVRRQKDGQWFAVEPIPGALVCINGMILKVISNGKLESGIHRVATNSIRDRISLGCLTSPSCYGKCIIEPAKTLISETNPPKYKSFSYTEYLKVYFTDTSEFEAALNPYKI